One Halocalculus aciditolerans DNA segment encodes these proteins:
- a CDS encoding transcription initiation factor IIB, with translation MVRPSRQKERESEAANERQSEEGTRQCPECESENISRSADQGELICEDCGLVLEEDNVDRGPEWRAFNHSERQQKSRVGAPTTQTMHDKGLTTQIDWKDQDAYGRSISSKKRSQMHRLRKWQERIRTKDAGERNLQFALSEIDRMASALGVPRSVREVASVIYRRALKEDLIRGRSIEGVATACLYAACRKEGIPRSLEEVAEVSRVDQKEIGRTYRYVAQELSLEMEPVDPKQFVPRFASELGLNEETIAKANEIIDVSAEQGLLSGKSPTGFAAAAIYAASLLCNEKKTQREVADVAQVTEVTIRNRYQEQIEAMGFQ, from the coding sequence ATGGTACGCCCGAGCCGGCAGAAGGAGCGGGAGTCCGAGGCGGCGAACGAGCGGCAGTCCGAGGAGGGGACGCGCCAATGCCCGGAGTGTGAGTCCGAGAACATCAGCCGGAGTGCGGACCAGGGAGAGCTGATCTGCGAGGACTGTGGTCTCGTGTTGGAGGAGGACAACGTGGACCGGGGTCCGGAGTGGCGGGCGTTCAATCACTCGGAGCGCCAGCAGAAGTCGCGGGTGGGCGCGCCGACGACGCAGACGATGCACGACAAGGGTCTCACCACCCAGATCGACTGGAAGGACCAGGACGCCTACGGTCGGTCCATCAGCTCGAAGAAGCGCTCGCAGATGCACCGCCTGCGCAAGTGGCAGGAACGAATCCGAACGAAGGACGCGGGCGAGCGGAACCTCCAGTTCGCGCTCTCCGAGATCGACCGTATGGCGTCGGCGCTCGGCGTGCCGCGCTCCGTGCGCGAGGTGGCGTCGGTCATCTACCGGCGCGCGCTGAAGGAGGACCTCATCCGCGGGCGCAGCATCGAGGGCGTCGCGACGGCGTGCCTCTACGCGGCGTGCCGGAAAGAGGGTATCCCGCGCTCGCTGGAGGAGGTCGCGGAGGTCTCCCGCGTCGACCAGAAGGAGATCGGCCGCACGTATCGGTACGTGGCACAGGAGTTGAGCCTGGAGATGGAGCCGGTGGACCCGAAGCAGTTCGTTCCGCGGTTCGCGTCCGAACTCGGTCTGAACGAGGAGACCATCGCGAAGGCGAACGAGATCATCGACGTCTCGGCGGAGCAGGGGTTGCTCTCCGGGAAGTCGCCGACGGGCTTTGCGGCGGCGGCGATCTACGCGGCGTCGCTGCTCTGTAACGAGAAGAAGACGCAGCG
- a CDS encoding DUF7503 family protein, giving the protein MTDLNTFLSEHPRMIGVVFTMVLLVSQAGSVAGINHVAGP; this is encoded by the coding sequence ATGACGGACCTCAACACGTTCCTCTCGGAACACCCGCGCATGATCGGCGTCGTCTTCACAATGGTTCTCCTCGTCAGCCAGGCCGGCAGTGTTGCCGGAATTAACCATGTCGCCGGCCCTTAA
- a CDS encoding aldehyde dehydrogenase family protein, translating to MSTYKHYIDGEWVEGTGDETFESVNPATGETLGEFEKGTTTDVGAAIEAADDAFEEWKDLSYIDRAEYLWDIYHELRDRTDELGEIVTKECGKEISEGRADVVEAAHMVEWAAGNARHPHGDVVPSEVAAKDAYMRRKPRGVMGCITPWNFPVAIPFWHMAVSLVEGNTVVWKPAEQTPWCGQIIAEMFEDAGIPDGVFNMVQGFGDAGAAITDDARIDTVLFTGSAEVGHEIASKVGGEPGKLVAAEMGGKNGIVVTEEADLDIAVHSAVMSSFKTTGQRCVSSERLIVHEDVYDEFKERFVEQASKVSVGNPLDEDTFMGPAIEPEHVEKIKKFNQLARDEGANVLVDRENLDDSEIPEGHDAGNWVGPFVYEVDYDPDLRCIHEEVFGPHVALMSYSGDIEDAVEIHNDTPYGLAGAIISEDYRQINYFRDNAEVGLAYGNLPCIGAEVHLPFGGMKKSGNGYPSAREIIEAVTERTAWTLNNSKEIEMAQGLSADIKTSDD from the coding sequence ATGAGTACGTACAAGCACTACATCGACGGTGAGTGGGTCGAGGGCACCGGCGACGAGACCTTCGAATCGGTGAACCCGGCGACCGGCGAGACGCTCGGCGAGTTCGAGAAAGGAACGACGACGGACGTCGGCGCGGCCATCGAAGCCGCCGACGACGCCTTCGAGGAGTGGAAGGACCTCTCCTACATCGACCGCGCGGAGTACCTCTGGGACATCTACCACGAGCTCCGCGACCGCACCGACGAACTCGGCGAGATCGTCACGAAGGAGTGCGGGAAGGAGATCAGCGAGGGGAGAGCCGACGTCGTCGAGGCCGCGCACATGGTCGAGTGGGCCGCCGGGAACGCCCGCCACCCGCACGGCGACGTCGTCCCCTCCGAGGTCGCCGCGAAGGACGCCTACATGCGCCGGAAGCCGCGCGGCGTCATGGGCTGCATCACGCCGTGGAACTTCCCGGTCGCCATCCCGTTCTGGCACATGGCCGTCAGCCTCGTCGAGGGGAACACGGTCGTCTGGAAGCCCGCCGAGCAGACGCCGTGGTGCGGGCAGATTATCGCCGAGATGTTCGAGGACGCCGGCATTCCCGACGGCGTCTTCAACATGGTGCAGGGCTTCGGTGACGCCGGCGCGGCCATCACCGACGACGCCCGCATCGACACCGTCCTCTTCACCGGGAGCGCCGAAGTCGGCCACGAAATCGCCTCCAAGGTCGGCGGCGAACCCGGCAAGCTCGTCGCCGCCGAGATGGGCGGGAAGAACGGCATCGTCGTCACCGAGGAAGCGGACCTCGACATCGCCGTCCACTCCGCCGTCATGTCCTCGTTCAAGACGACCGGCCAGCGCTGTGTCTCCAGTGAGCGCCTCATCGTCCACGAGGACGTCTACGACGAGTTCAAGGAGCGCTTCGTCGAGCAGGCCTCGAAGGTCTCCGTCGGCAACCCGCTCGACGAAGACACCTTCATGGGGCCGGCCATCGAGCCGGAGCACGTCGAGAAAATCAAGAAGTTCAATCAGCTCGCCCGCGACGAAGGCGCGAACGTCCTCGTCGACCGCGAGAACCTCGACGACTCCGAGATTCCCGAGGGCCACGACGCCGGGAACTGGGTCGGACCGTTCGTCTACGAAGTCGACTACGACCCCGACCTCCGCTGCATCCACGAGGAGGTCTTCGGCCCGCACGTCGCCCTCATGTCCTACTCCGGTGACATCGAGGACGCCGTCGAAATCCACAACGACACGCCCTACGGCCTCGCCGGTGCCATCATCTCCGAGGACTACCGGCAGATCAACTACTTCCGCGACAACGCCGAAGTCGGCCTCGCCTACGGCAACCTCCCCTGCATCGGCGCGGAAGTCCACCTCCCCTTCGGCGGCATGAAGAAATCCGGGAACGGCTACCCGAGCGCCCGCGAGATCATCGAAGCCGTCACCGAACGCACCGCCTGGACGCTCAACAACTCCAAGGAGATAGAGATGGCACAGGGCCTCTCCGCGGACATCAAGACGAGCGACGACTAA
- a CDS encoding response regulator, with product MEPEGITVLHIDDDEEFLDLTRTVLVRDFSSIDIVTATSAEDGLALLDEHEIDCVVADYRMPGMDGIELLKRVRENHESLPVVFFTGYGSEELAAEAIHSGVTDYVRKEPTSNRFALLGNRIITLVKSYRADRALEEATARELEVYERINAGFIGLDEAFHVTYLNEYAEDLFGVDATDAMDELLWDVVPDVVGTPFERELRETTDSGEDSGLEFYFAPLDAWFDLYIYRDDAGTSVYVEDVTEEVTTRNELEDLREDLELTEAEFRTLQEKLSRPPSPFR from the coding sequence ATGGAACCCGAGGGAATCACCGTCTTACACATCGACGACGACGAGGAATTCCTCGACTTGACGCGGACGGTCCTCGTCCGAGACTTCTCGAGCATCGACATCGTGACCGCGACGTCAGCCGAGGACGGCCTCGCGCTGCTCGACGAACACGAGATCGACTGCGTGGTCGCCGACTACCGGATGCCCGGCATGGACGGCATCGAACTCCTCAAGCGCGTCCGCGAGAACCACGAATCCCTCCCCGTCGTCTTCTTCACGGGGTACGGGAGCGAGGAACTCGCCGCGGAAGCCATCCACTCCGGCGTCACCGACTACGTCCGGAAAGAGCCGACGTCGAACCGGTTCGCGCTCCTCGGGAACCGCATCATCACGCTCGTCAAGAGCTACCGCGCCGACCGCGCGCTCGAAGAGGCGACCGCGCGCGAACTCGAAGTCTACGAACGCATCAACGCCGGATTCATCGGACTCGACGAGGCCTTCCACGTCACCTACCTGAACGAGTACGCGGAGGACCTCTTCGGCGTCGACGCCACCGACGCGATGGACGAACTCCTCTGGGACGTCGTCCCCGACGTCGTCGGAACGCCCTTCGAGCGGGAACTCCGAGAGACGACCGACTCCGGCGAGGACAGCGGGCTCGAGTTCTACTTCGCCCCCCTCGACGCGTGGTTCGACCTCTACATCTACCGGGACGACGCCGGCACGTCGGTCTACGTCGAGGACGTCACCGAGGAAGTGACGACGCGGAACGAACTCGAAGACCTCCGCGAGGACCTCGAACTCACCGAAGCGGAGTTCCGAACGCTCCAAGAGAAGCTCTCGCGGCCGCCGAGCCCCTTCCGCTAA
- a CDS encoding RIO1 family regulatory kinase/ATPase domain-containing protein, whose protein sequence is MSVRRFVRGTVPWDQLDAVFAEFAERYDEPVVRVEFLDAENWFSTPCVVNEEWFVKVVTPQNAFVHSLFTGVRNLGVFTSGTEGFFEPYDDPVEMAAHELEATERMRELGVNAPEPVEVFSVDELGVLVMEYLPDFVALDDLGEEAIEAHLDALFAALATMHEHGLAHGDLRAENVLVVDDDLYFIDATKVNEGGITAARAYDLACALAVLEPLVGATTAVAAAAAHYAPDDLLEAREFLDFVAIRPDHDFDAAALKAELDTIT, encoded by the coding sequence ATGAGCGTCCGCCGGTTCGTCCGCGGCACGGTTCCCTGGGACCAGCTCGACGCGGTGTTCGCCGAGTTCGCGGAGCGCTACGACGAGCCGGTCGTCCGCGTCGAGTTCCTCGACGCCGAGAACTGGTTCTCGACGCCCTGCGTGGTGAACGAGGAGTGGTTCGTGAAAGTCGTCACGCCGCAGAACGCGTTCGTCCACTCCCTCTTCACGGGCGTCCGGAACCTCGGCGTGTTCACCTCCGGGACAGAGGGTTTTTTCGAGCCGTACGACGACCCCGTTGAGATGGCGGCGCACGAACTGGAGGCGACCGAGCGGATGCGGGAGCTCGGCGTGAACGCCCCCGAACCGGTCGAGGTGTTCTCCGTCGACGAACTCGGCGTGCTCGTGATGGAGTACCTCCCGGACTTCGTCGCGCTCGACGACCTCGGCGAGGAGGCAATCGAAGCACACCTCGACGCGCTGTTCGCGGCGCTCGCGACGATGCACGAACACGGCCTCGCGCACGGCGACCTCCGCGCGGAGAACGTCCTCGTCGTCGACGACGACCTCTACTTCATCGACGCGACGAAAGTGAACGAGGGCGGCATCACGGCGGCGCGCGCGTACGATCTCGCGTGCGCGCTCGCCGTCCTCGAACCGCTCGTCGGCGCGACCACCGCCGTCGCCGCCGCCGCCGCACACTACGCGCCCGACGACCTCCTCGAAGCCCGCGAGTTCCTCGACTTCGTCGCCATCCGCCCCGACCACGACTTCGACGCTGCCGCCCTCAAGGCCGAGCTCGACACCATCACGTAA
- a CDS encoding acyl-CoA dehydrogenase family protein — protein sequence MDFSLPDEHRMIRDTVREFAEEEIRPIAQDIEDDHRFPAEIFEQLADLDVMGVPVSEEYGGLGGDYLMYSLVAEELGRISGSIGLSYVAHTSLASKPIEAFGTDAQKERWLRPLAEGDYLGSWALTEPGSGSDASDMDTTAEKDGDEYVIDGTKQFITNASVAGSILVKAVTEPGAGYDGISTFIVDPDEDDGFEVVTEWDKMGLNASPTCEIKFTDCRIPEDRLLGEEGEGWDQTKKTLDGGRISIAALSTGLAQGAYESAHDYSQEREQFGRPISKFDAVRDKVVDMHRKVERARLLTHKAATKYDEGETVNQESALAKLDASEAAREVAEEAVQVHGGYGYTTDFDPQRYFRDAKLMEIGEGTSEIQHLVIGRQLGL from the coding sequence ATGGACTTCAGCCTGCCCGACGAACACCGGATGATCCGTGACACCGTCCGGGAGTTCGCAGAGGAGGAGATCCGCCCCATCGCGCAGGACATCGAGGACGACCATCGCTTCCCCGCCGAGATCTTCGAGCAGCTCGCCGACCTCGACGTGATGGGCGTCCCCGTGAGCGAGGAGTACGGCGGGCTCGGCGGCGACTACCTCATGTACTCGCTCGTCGCCGAGGAGCTCGGCCGCATCTCGGGCAGCATCGGTCTCTCCTACGTCGCCCACACGTCGCTCGCGTCGAAGCCCATCGAGGCGTTCGGCACCGACGCCCAGAAGGAGCGCTGGCTCCGCCCGCTCGCGGAAGGCGACTATCTGGGTTCGTGGGCGCTCACCGAACCCGGGAGCGGGAGCGACGCGAGCGACATGGACACGACGGCGGAGAAGGACGGCGACGAGTACGTCATCGACGGGACGAAGCAGTTCATCACGAACGCGAGCGTCGCCGGCAGCATCCTCGTGAAAGCCGTCACCGAACCCGGCGCGGGCTACGACGGTATCTCCACCTTCATCGTCGACCCCGACGAGGACGACGGCTTCGAGGTCGTCACCGAGTGGGACAAGATGGGGCTCAACGCCTCCCCGACCTGCGAGATTAAGTTCACTGACTGTCGCATCCCGGAGGACCGCCTGCTCGGCGAGGAGGGCGAGGGCTGGGACCAGACGAAGAAGACGCTCGACGGCGGCCGCATCAGCATCGCCGCGCTCTCCACCGGCCTCGCGCAGGGCGCGTACGAGAGCGCGCACGACTACTCGCAGGAGCGCGAGCAGTTCGGCCGCCCCATCTCGAAGTTCGACGCCGTCCGCGACAAGGTCGTCGACATGCACCGGAAAGTCGAGCGCGCGCGCCTCCTCACGCACAAGGCCGCGACGAAGTACGACGAGGGCGAGACCGTGAATCAGGAGTCCGCGCTCGCGAAACTCGACGCCAGCGAGGCCGCGCGGGAAGTCGCCGAGGAGGCCGTACAGGTCCACGGCGGCTACGGATACACGACCGATTTCGACCCGCAGCGGTACTTCCGCGACGCGAAACTCATGGAGATCGGCGAAGGGACGAGCGAGATTCAACACCTCGTCATCGGCCGCCAGCTCGGGCTCTAA
- the ggt gene encoding gamma-glutamyltransferase, whose product MDFEYPWRFSSRRSAVQSRNGIVATSQPLAAQAGLSMLRRGGNAADAAVATAAALNVVEPHMTGMGGDAFALTHFDGDYEALNASGPAPAAAALDDYREATAETDDDGEPVMPADGGLPVTVPGALSGWHALVERHGALDFADVLEPAVRLAREGFPVSEYVARQWQDTEERLEQFDASAATFLPDGSAPEPGDVFANPDFAETLEQLQDEGIGAFYGGDIGQAVVETVRDHGGTLALSDLDAYSAEWTEPVSTTYEGVEVLEHPPNGQGTVALEAMNVAERFDLAENPTDPDRLHHLVESIKLAFADGYANITDPERYDVPLETMLSKEYAAERAEEVGHRARTYGAKAKKVANTAYMTVVDGDGNAVSLINSVYYPFGSALSTRGFALQNRGHSFSLDPEHANRLDAGKRPYHTIIPAMLRDPETGEFRASWGVMGGSMQPQGHLQVATNLANGLNPQAALDAPRFRWVEENTVALETNRVPDEVVANLRGRGHDVLEEDDYFAEGGHWGGGQIIYRREDGTLVAGSDPRRDGQAVGF is encoded by the coding sequence ATGGATTTTGAGTATCCGTGGCGGTTCTCCTCGCGGCGGTCGGCGGTGCAGTCGCGAAACGGTATCGTGGCGACGAGTCAGCCGCTCGCGGCGCAGGCGGGGCTCTCGATGCTTCGACGGGGCGGGAACGCGGCGGACGCGGCGGTGGCGACGGCGGCCGCGCTGAACGTCGTCGAACCCCACATGACGGGGATGGGCGGCGACGCCTTCGCGCTCACGCACTTCGACGGCGACTACGAGGCGCTGAACGCGAGCGGCCCCGCGCCCGCCGCGGCGGCCCTCGACGACTACCGCGAGGCCACGGCGGAGACGGACGACGACGGCGAGCCCGTGATGCCGGCGGACGGCGGCCTCCCCGTGACGGTTCCGGGCGCGCTCTCGGGGTGGCACGCGCTCGTCGAGAGACACGGCGCGCTCGACTTCGCCGACGTCCTCGAACCCGCGGTGCGACTCGCCCGCGAGGGCTTCCCGGTCAGCGAGTACGTCGCCCGGCAGTGGCAGGACACCGAGGAGCGACTCGAACAGTTCGACGCGAGCGCGGCGACCTTCCTCCCCGACGGGAGCGCCCCCGAACCCGGCGACGTCTTCGCGAATCCCGACTTCGCGGAGACGCTCGAACAGCTCCAGGACGAGGGCATCGGTGCGTTCTACGGCGGCGACATCGGGCAGGCCGTCGTCGAGACCGTGCGAGACCACGGCGGGACGCTCGCGCTCTCGGACCTCGACGCGTACTCGGCGGAGTGGACGGAGCCGGTCAGCACGACCTACGAGGGCGTCGAAGTCCTCGAACACCCGCCGAACGGCCAGGGCACCGTCGCGCTGGAGGCGATGAACGTCGCGGAGCGGTTCGACCTCGCCGAGAACCCGACGGACCCCGACCGCCTCCACCACCTCGTCGAGTCGATCAAGCTCGCGTTCGCGGACGGCTACGCGAACATCACGGACCCCGAGCGTTACGACGTGCCGCTGGAGACGATGCTGTCGAAGGAGTACGCCGCGGAGCGCGCCGAGGAAGTCGGTCACCGCGCGCGGACGTACGGCGCGAAAGCGAAGAAGGTCGCGAACACCGCGTACATGACGGTCGTCGACGGCGACGGGAACGCCGTCTCCCTCATCAACTCCGTCTACTACCCCTTCGGGTCCGCGCTGAGTACGAGAGGATTCGCGCTCCAGAACCGCGGGCACTCCTTCAGCCTCGACCCCGAGCACGCGAACCGCCTCGACGCCGGAAAACGCCCGTACCACACCATCATCCCCGCGATGCTCCGCGACCCCGAAACAGGAGAATTCCGCGCGTCCTGGGGCGTGATGGGCGGCTCCATGCAGCCACAGGGCCACCTCCAGGTCGCGACGAACCTCGCGAACGGCCTGAACCCGCAGGCCGCGCTCGACGCGCCGCGGTTCCGCTGGGTCGAGGAGAACACCGTCGCGCTGGAGACGAACCGCGTCCCCGACGAAGTCGTCGCGAACCTCCGCGGCCGCGGCCACGACGTCCTCGAGGAGGACGACTACTTCGCGGAGGGCGGCCACTGGGGCGGCGGCCAGATAATCTACCGCCGCGAGGACGGCACGCTCGTCGCCGGCTCCGACCCCCGCCGCGACGGCCAGGCCGTCGGCTTCTAA
- the gdhB gene encoding glutamate dehydrogenase GdhB has product MSGTPTTELDAEPESADAEAEHESPLETARRQLEAASEEIDIDPNVVERLRHPEKVTQVTVPIERDDGTVEVFTGYRAQHDSVRGPYKGGLRYHPDVSAEECVGLAMWMTWKCAVVNLPFGGGKGGIVVNPKELSADEKERLTRRFAQELRDVVGENKDIPAPDMGTDAQTMSWFMDAYSMQTGETCPGVVTGKPPVIGGSYGREESPGRSVAIIAREAIDYYGKDLEEATIAVQGFGSVGANAARLLDEWGARVVAVSDVNGALYNPAGLVTHDIPSHLEQAEAVTSQGEDVISNEELLELDVDVLIPAAIGNVLTADNAHDVRADIIVEGANGPTTTAADEIFAERGIPVVPDILANAGGVTVSYFEWLQDINRQEWTLEEVREELSEKMLTAWDEVRDVVEEKDITWRRAAYVVALTRIADSHDARGLWP; this is encoded by the coding sequence ATGTCCGGAACACCGACCACAGAACTCGACGCAGAGCCGGAGTCCGCCGACGCAGAGGCAGAACACGAGTCCCCGCTGGAGACCGCGCGCCGGCAGCTCGAAGCCGCGTCCGAAGAGATCGACATCGACCCGAACGTCGTCGAACGCCTCCGCCACCCCGAGAAAGTCACGCAGGTTACCGTCCCCATCGAGCGCGACGACGGCACCGTCGAGGTGTTCACGGGCTATCGCGCACAACACGACAGCGTCCGCGGTCCCTACAAGGGGGGCCTCCGCTACCACCCCGACGTCTCCGCCGAGGAGTGCGTCGGCCTCGCGATGTGGATGACGTGGAAGTGCGCCGTCGTGAACCTCCCCTTCGGCGGCGGCAAGGGCGGCATCGTCGTCAACCCGAAGGAGCTCTCCGCCGACGAGAAAGAACGCCTGACGCGCCGATTCGCCCAAGAGCTCCGCGACGTCGTCGGTGAGAACAAGGACATCCCCGCGCCCGACATGGGCACCGACGCCCAGACGATGTCGTGGTTCATGGACGCCTACTCCATGCAGACCGGCGAGACCTGCCCCGGCGTCGTCACCGGCAAACCCCCCGTCATCGGCGGGAGCTACGGCCGCGAGGAATCCCCCGGCCGCTCCGTCGCCATCATCGCCCGCGAAGCCATCGACTACTACGGCAAGGACTTAGAGGAAGCCACCATCGCCGTGCAGGGCTTCGGGAGCGTCGGCGCGAACGCCGCCCGCCTCCTCGACGAATGGGGTGCCCGCGTCGTCGCCGTTTCCGACGTCAACGGCGCGCTCTACAACCCCGCCGGCCTCGTCACCCACGACATCCCCAGCCACCTCGAACAAGCCGAAGCCGTCACCAGCCAGGGCGAGGACGTCATCTCCAACGAGGAACTCCTCGAACTCGACGTCGACGTCCTCATCCCCGCCGCCATCGGCAACGTCCTCACCGCCGATAACGCCCACGACGTCCGAGCCGACATCATCGTCGAAGGCGCGAACGGCCCGACGACGACCGCCGCCGACGAGATCTTCGCCGAACGCGGCATTCCCGTCGTCCCCGACATCCTCGCCAACGCCGGCGGCGTCACCGTCTCCTACTTCGAATGGCTCCAGGACATCAACCGCCAGGAGTGGACGCTCGAAGAGGTCCGCGAAGAACTCAGCGAGAAGATGCTCACCGCCTGGGACGAAGTCCGCGACGTCGTCGAAGAGAAAGACATAACCTGGCGGCGCGCCGCCTACGTCGTCGCCCTCACCCGCATCGCCGACTCCCACGACGCACGCGGACTCTGGCCCTGA
- a CDS encoding Glu/Leu/Phe/Val family dehydrogenase encodes MADEENPFDNLREQIDDAASHLPADVGDDVLERLKHPERVLETNLTVDMDDGSIQTFKAFRSQFNGDRGPYKGGIRYHPDVSRDEVKALSGWMVYKCATVGIPYGGGKGGIVVDPAEHSAGELERLTRSFAKELRPFIGEDRDVPAPDVNTGQREMNWIKDTYETLEDKTEPGVITGKSIENGGSEGRVEATGRSTMFAAREVFDYLDKDIDGASVAVQGFGNAGWVSAKLIDELGANVVAVSDSSGAIFDEDGFDPESVKEFKNETGHVAGYDSAQELTNEDLLTLDVDLLVPAALENAIDEDLAKDVKADVIVEAANGPLTPDADDVLRDADVTVVPDILANAGGVTVSYFEWVQNRQRFYWTEERVNDELEDVIVDAFDNLTHAYETLDLPSLRVAAYVVAIQRVVDAYTGNGNWP; translated from the coding sequence ATGGCAGACGAGGAGAACCCGTTCGACAACCTCCGAGAACAGATCGACGACGCGGCCTCTCATCTCCCCGCGGACGTCGGCGACGACGTCCTCGAGCGACTCAAACACCCCGAGCGCGTCCTCGAAACCAACCTCACCGTCGACATGGACGACGGGAGCATCCAGACGTTCAAGGCCTTCCGCTCGCAGTTCAACGGCGACCGCGGTCCCTACAAGGGCGGCATCCGCTACCACCCAGACGTCTCCCGCGACGAAGTGAAGGCGCTCTCCGGGTGGATGGTCTACAAGTGCGCCACTGTGGGGATCCCCTACGGCGGCGGCAAGGGCGGCATCGTCGTCGACCCCGCGGAGCACTCCGCCGGCGAACTCGAACGCCTCACGCGCTCGTTCGCCAAAGAACTCCGCCCCTTCATCGGCGAGGACCGCGACGTCCCCGCGCCCGACGTCAACACCGGCCAGCGCGAGATGAACTGGATCAAAGACACCTACGAGACCCTCGAAGACAAGACCGAACCCGGCGTCATCACCGGGAAGTCCATCGAGAACGGCGGCAGCGAGGGCCGCGTCGAAGCCACCGGGCGCTCCACCATGTTCGCCGCCCGCGAAGTCTTCGACTACCTCGACAAAGACATCGACGGCGCGTCCGTCGCCGTACAGGGCTTCGGGAACGCCGGCTGGGTCAGCGCGAAACTCATCGACGAACTCGGCGCGAACGTCGTCGCCGTCTCCGACTCCAGCGGCGCTATCTTCGACGAAGACGGCTTCGACCCCGAATCCGTCAAGGAGTTCAAGAACGAGACCGGCCACGTCGCCGGCTACGACTCTGCCCAGGAACTCACCAACGAGGACCTCCTCACCCTCGACGTCGACCTCCTCGTCCCCGCCGCCCTCGAAAACGCCATCGACGAAGACCTCGCCAAAGACGTCAAAGCCGACGTCATCGTCGAAGCAGCCAACGGTCCTCTTACTCCTGACGCCGACGACGTCCTCCGAGACGCCGACGTCACCGTCGTCCCCGACATCCTCGCCAACGCCGGCGGCGTCACCGTCTCCTACTTCGAATGGGTCCAGAACCGCCAGCGCTTCTACTGGACGGAAGAACGCGTCAACGACGAACTCGAAGACGTCATCGTCGACGCCTTCGACAATCTCACTCACGCCTACGAAACTCTCGACCTCCCCAGCCTCCGCGTCGCCGCCTACGTCGTCGCCATCCAACGCGTCGTGGATGCGTACACGGGCAACGGGAACTGGCCCTGA
- a CDS encoding HpcH/HpaI aldolase/citrate lyase family protein — protein sequence MPRRSVLFTPGDRASMLRKAPSSGADVVTFDLEDAVAPERKAEARETVRGVLADPDFDPDCEVCVRVNPVGTVADDDVRALAGDDVRLDAVMLPKAESGDDVDTLARLLREHDVDAAVIAIVESAAGVLDAPAIAAADATAAVAFGAEDYAADVGATRTGEGTEVLYARERVVAAAAAAGVDAIDTLHTDFEDAGGLRDDAAFSVQLGFDGKLAIHPRQVAPINDAFSPDPADVAWARDILAEKADADADDRGVFRVDGEMIDAPLIKQAERILERADLNRE from the coding sequence ATGCCGAGACGCTCCGTTCTCTTCACGCCCGGCGACCGCGCGTCGATGCTCCGGAAAGCCCCGTCGAGCGGCGCGGACGTCGTCACGTTCGACCTCGAAGACGCCGTCGCGCCCGAACGCAAGGCCGAAGCGCGCGAGACCGTGCGCGGCGTGCTCGCCGACCCCGACTTCGACCCCGACTGTGAGGTCTGCGTGCGCGTCAACCCCGTCGGCACCGTCGCCGACGACGACGTGCGCGCGCTCGCCGGCGACGACGTCCGCCTCGACGCCGTGATGCTCCCGAAAGCCGAATCCGGCGACGACGTCGACACGCTCGCGCGCCTCCTCCGCGAGCACGACGTCGACGCGGCCGTCATCGCTATCGTCGAATCCGCCGCGGGCGTGCTCGACGCGCCCGCTATCGCCGCCGCGGACGCCACGGCCGCCGTCGCGTTCGGCGCGGAGGACTACGCCGCCGACGTCGGCGCGACCCGCACCGGCGAGGGCACGGAAGTCCTCTACGCCCGCGAGCGCGTCGTCGCCGCCGCGGCCGCCGCCGGCGTCGACGCTATCGACACCCTCCACACCGACTTCGAGGACGCCGGCGGCCTCCGCGACGACGCCGCATTCAGCGTCCAACTCGGCTTCGACGGAAAACTCGCCATCCACCCCCGGCAGGTCGCCCCCATCAACGACGCCTTCTCCCCCGACCCCGCCGACGTCGCGTGGGCGCGCGACATCCTCGCCGAGAAAGCCGACGCGGACGCCGACGACCGCGGCGTCTTCCGCGTCGACGGCGAGATGATCGACGCGCCCCTCATCAAGCAAGCCGAACGCATCCTCGAACGCGCCGACCTCAACCGCGAATAG